In Betaproteobacteria bacterium, the following proteins share a genomic window:
- the lepB gene encoding signal peptidase I: MNFALVMFLLLVVTGGVWLLDLLLLRRRRAADRKEPWWVEYAKSFFPVILVVFLLRSFLVEPFKIPSGSMIPTLLIGDFILVNKFTYGIRLPVVNVKVWDVNQPKRGEVMVFRYPEDPSLDYIKRVVGVPGDLVEYRNKRLWVNGERVPTKPDGVYSYVEGSLALVTADRYLEDLGGHDHSIIVNPQVPPIQVAGVRQFAYRDACVYNDDGFRCKVPAGHFFMMGDNRDASSDSRYWGFVPERNIVGKAFVIWWNFDDLSRIGRSIN, from the coding sequence ATGAATTTTGCGCTCGTCATGTTCCTGCTGCTGGTGGTCACCGGCGGCGTGTGGCTGCTCGACCTTCTGCTTCTGCGCAGGCGTCGCGCGGCGGACCGCAAGGAGCCGTGGTGGGTGGAGTATGCGAAGAGCTTCTTTCCGGTCATTCTCGTCGTCTTCCTGCTGCGCTCGTTCCTGGTCGAGCCGTTCAAGATCCCGTCGGGTTCGATGATTCCGACGCTGCTCATCGGCGATTTCATCCTCGTCAACAAGTTCACCTACGGCATCCGTTTGCCCGTCGTCAATGTGAAGGTGTGGGACGTGAATCAACCGAAGCGTGGCGAGGTGATGGTGTTCCGTTATCCGGAGGATCCGTCGCTCGATTACATCAAGCGCGTGGTCGGCGTGCCCGGCGACCTGGTCGAGTATCGCAACAAGCGCCTGTGGGTGAACGGCGAGCGGGTGCCGACCAAGCCGGACGGCGTCTATTCCTACGTCGAGGGCAGCCTCGCCCTGGTGACCGCGGACCGCTACCTCGAGGACCTCGGCGGCCACGACCACAGCATCATCGTCAACCCGCAGGTGCCGCCGATCCAGGTGGCGGGCGTGCGGCAGTTCGCCTACCGCGACGCTTGTGTCTACAATGACGACGGCTTCCGCTGCAAGGTGCCCGCGGGTCACTTCTTCATGATGGGGGACAACCGCGATGCGAGCAGCGACAGCCGGTACTGGGGTTTCGTGCCGGAGCGCAACATCGTCGGCAAGGCATTCGTCATCTGGTGGAACTTCGACGACCTGTCGCGCATCGGCCGCAGCATCAATTGA
- the era gene encoding GTPase Era, which produces MTDPAEHRAGLIAIVGRPNVGKSTLLNSLVGTKISITSKKAQTTRHRITGIVTRPADQFVFVDTPGFQTRHSSALNRAMNRAVTDSLTDVDLVLFVIEAGRFDGRDRAVLALIPAAQPVLLVINKIDRLTDKRALLPFIERVASARAFVEIVPVSAERGTQLGHLLDTVRQYLPVAPPPFPADEITDRSERFLAAELIREKAFRLLGEEVPYGVAVVIEQFEEEGRLRRIHASIVVDRSGHKAILIGAGGEKLKAIATQARKEMEQLFDARVFLEVWVKVKGGWADDERQLGSMGYA; this is translated from the coding sequence ATGACCGACCCCGCGGAGCACCGCGCCGGGCTCATTGCCATCGTCGGCCGGCCCAACGTGGGCAAGTCCACGCTGCTCAACAGCCTCGTCGGGACGAAGATCAGCATCACCTCGAAGAAGGCACAGACGACCCGGCATCGCATCACCGGCATCGTCACCCGCCCGGCCGACCAGTTCGTGTTCGTCGACACGCCCGGGTTCCAGACGCGCCATTCGAGCGCGCTCAACCGCGCGATGAACCGCGCGGTGACGGATAGCCTGACCGATGTCGATCTTGTTCTATTCGTGATCGAGGCAGGTCGCTTCGACGGGCGCGACCGGGCGGTGCTGGCACTCATTCCCGCAGCGCAGCCGGTGCTGCTGGTGATCAACAAGATCGACCGCCTGACGGACAAGCGCGCCCTGCTGCCCTTCATCGAGCGCGTCGCGAGCGCTCGCGCCTTCGTCGAGATCGTTCCGGTGAGCGCGGAGCGCGGCACCCAGCTCGGGCATCTGCTGGATACGGTGCGGCAGTACCTCCCGGTGGCGCCGCCGCCCTTTCCGGCGGACGAGATCACCGATCGCAGCGAGCGCTTCCTGGCCGCCGAGCTCATCCGGGAAAAGGCATTTCGCCTGCTGGGGGAGGAGGTTCCCTATGGCGTGGCCGTGGTCATCGAGCAGTTCGAGGAGGAAGGCCGGCTGCGGCGCATCCACGCCTCCATAGTGGTCGACCGCTCGGGTCACAAGGCGATCCTGATCGGCGCGGGTGGCGAGAAACTGAAGGCAATCGCGACGCAGGCGCGCAAGGAAATGGAGCAGCTGTTCGACGCGCGCGTCTTCCTCGAAGTCTGGGTGAAGGTCAAGGGGGGCTGGGCCGACGACGAGCGCCAGCTCGGTTCCATGGGCTACGCATGA
- a CDS encoding DUF4845 domain-containing protein translates to MRNRRRQQGIGFIGLSFVVIVVGALVLLGFRLLPAYLQFLTVKSALKEVTANPELRNAGAPEIRSAFDKRAMVNDIKVISSQDLDIEKDGEGGFTVSANYSQQIPLFQNVSACIDFSTTSSTGGK, encoded by the coding sequence ATGCGCAATCGACGTCGGCAGCAGGGGATAGGGTTCATCGGGCTCTCGTTCGTGGTGATCGTGGTGGGGGCCCTCGTGCTGCTGGGCTTTCGCCTCTTGCCCGCGTATCTGCAGTTCCTGACGGTGAAGAGCGCCCTGAAGGAAGTCACCGCCAATCCCGAGCTCAGGAATGCCGGTGCGCCCGAAATCCGCAGCGCGTTCGACAAGCGTGCGATGGTGAACGACATCAAGGTCATCAGCAGCCAGGATCTCGACATCGAGAAGGACGGTGAAGGCGGTTTCACCGTGTCGGCCAACTATTCCCAGCAGATTCCGCTGTTTCAGAACGTGAGCGCGTGCATCGATTTCTCGACCACGAGCTCCACGGGCGGAAAGTAG
- the recO gene encoding DNA repair protein RecO, translating to MSARETGRRDGEPAFILHRYPWKETSLVLEAFSRQWGRVALVARGARRPASALRSALRAFEPLELSWFGRSELRTLHAAERVGGFPFLRGTALMCGFYLNELILRLVPRDDPHERLYLAYETTLRRLGEGTAAEPALRGFEKYLLQELGYAMPLAVEAGSGAPIEAGERYHYEIERGPVRAAADTAENRLELRGKTLLDLVADDYSDPHTLQQSKLLMRTLISHYLGDRPLYSRQLLRDLQQL from the coding sequence ATGAGCGCGCGCGAGACGGGGCGGCGTGACGGCGAGCCTGCCTTCATCCTGCACCGTTATCCCTGGAAGGAAACCAGCCTCGTGCTCGAAGCGTTTTCCCGGCAGTGGGGCCGCGTCGCCCTGGTCGCGCGCGGTGCGCGGCGGCCGGCGAGCGCCCTGCGCAGCGCATTGCGGGCGTTCGAGCCGCTCGAGCTGTCGTGGTTCGGACGCTCGGAGCTGCGGACCCTGCACGCCGCCGAACGGGTCGGCGGCTTTCCGTTCCTGCGCGGCACTGCGCTCATGTGCGGTTTCTATCTCAATGAACTGATTCTGCGCCTGGTGCCGCGCGACGATCCGCACGAGCGGCTCTACCTCGCGTACGAGACGACCTTGCGCCGGCTCGGCGAAGGCACGGCGGCCGAGCCCGCCCTGCGCGGCTTCGAGAAATATCTGCTGCAGGAACTGGGCTACGCCATGCCGCTCGCGGTCGAGGCGGGCAGCGGCGCCCCGATCGAGGCGGGCGAACGCTATCACTACGAGATCGAGCGCGGACCGGTGCGGGCGGCGGCCGACACCGCCGAAAACCGGCTAGAATTGCGCGGCAAGACGCTTCTCGACCTGGTCGCCGACGACTACTCCGACCCGCACACGCTGCAGCAGAGCAAGCTCCTCATGCGCACGCTGATCTCCCACTACCTCGGCGACCGACCTCTGTACAGCCGCCAGCTCCTGCGCGATCTGCAGCAGCTATGA
- the lepA gene encoding elongation factor 4, with the protein MQRIRNFSIIAHIDHGKSTLADRIIQLCGGLSDREMEAQVLDSMDLERERGITIKAQTVALTYTAQDGEAYQLNLIDTPGHVDFSYEVSRSLAACEGALLVVDASQGVEAQTVANCYTAIEQGVEVVPVLNKIDLPAAEPERVIAEVEDIIGIPAADAVRCSAKTGEGVTDILEAVIARIPAPRGQVDAALKALIIDSWFDNYVGVVMLVRVVDGVLRPKDRLLLMANRASYLCEQVGVFTPKSQAREQLAAGEVGFVIAGIKELKAAKVGDTITLADRPAVEPLPGFKEIKPQVFAGLYPVESNQYEALRDALEKLHLNDASLQYEAETSQALGFGFRCGFLGLLHMEIVQERLEREYDMDLITTAPTVVYEVVLRDGTVHEIENPSKMPDPAKIEEIREPIITTSIIVPQDYVGSVITLCNQKRGVQKDLHYIGRQVVLTYELPLNEVVIDFFDKLKSVSRGYASLDYDFKEYRASDLVKLDILINAEKVDALSLIVHRGNAQYRGRELAAKMRELIPRQMFDVAVQAAIGSHIIARENVKALRKNVLAKCYGGDITRKRKLLEKQKAGKKRMKQVGSVEIPQEAFLAILKVEGK; encoded by the coding sequence ATGCAGCGCATCCGCAATTTCTCCATCATCGCCCACATCGATCACGGCAAGTCGACCCTCGCAGATCGCATCATCCAGCTCTGCGGCGGGCTGTCCGACCGCGAGATGGAGGCGCAGGTGCTGGATTCGATGGATCTCGAGCGCGAGCGCGGCATCACCATCAAGGCGCAGACGGTGGCGCTCACCTACACGGCGCAGGACGGCGAGGCGTACCAGCTCAACCTGATCGACACGCCCGGGCACGTGGATTTCTCCTATGAAGTGTCGCGGTCGCTCGCCGCCTGCGAAGGCGCACTGCTCGTCGTCGACGCTTCGCAGGGAGTCGAGGCGCAGACCGTGGCGAACTGCTACACGGCCATCGAGCAGGGTGTCGAGGTGGTGCCCGTCCTCAACAAGATCGACCTGCCGGCAGCCGAGCCGGAGCGCGTCATCGCCGAGGTCGAGGACATCATTGGCATACCCGCGGCCGACGCCGTACGCTGCAGCGCCAAGACCGGCGAAGGGGTGACGGACATTCTCGAGGCGGTCATTGCGCGCATCCCCGCGCCGCGCGGGCAGGTCGACGCCGCGCTGAAGGCACTCATCATCGATTCCTGGTTCGACAACTATGTCGGCGTCGTCATGCTCGTGCGCGTGGTCGACGGTGTGCTGAGACCGAAGGACCGGCTCCTGCTGATGGCGAATCGCGCGAGCTATCTGTGCGAGCAGGTCGGCGTGTTCACGCCGAAGTCGCAGGCGCGGGAGCAGCTTGCGGCGGGCGAGGTGGGCTTTGTCATCGCGGGCATCAAGGAACTCAAGGCGGCGAAGGTGGGCGACACCATCACGCTCGCCGATCGACCGGCAGTGGAACCGCTGCCGGGCTTCAAGGAGATCAAGCCGCAGGTCTTCGCCGGCCTCTATCCGGTGGAATCGAACCAGTACGAAGCGCTGCGCGATGCGCTGGAGAAGCTGCACTTGAACGATGCCTCCCTGCAGTACGAGGCGGAAACGAGTCAGGCACTGGGTTTCGGCTTCCGCTGCGGCTTCCTCGGCCTCCTGCACATGGAGATCGTGCAGGAGCGGCTCGAGCGCGAGTACGACATGGATCTCATCACCACGGCGCCGACCGTGGTGTACGAAGTCGTGTTGCGCGACGGTACCGTGCACGAGATCGAGAATCCGTCGAAGATGCCGGACCCCGCGAAGATCGAGGAGATCCGCGAGCCCATCATCACCACCTCGATCATCGTGCCGCAGGACTATGTCGGTTCCGTCATCACGCTGTGCAACCAGAAGCGCGGCGTGCAGAAGGACCTTCACTACATCGGGCGGCAGGTGGTGCTGACCTACGAACTCCCGTTGAACGAAGTGGTGATCGACTTCTTCGACAAGCTCAAGTCGGTGTCGCGCGGTTATGCGTCGCTCGACTACGATTTCAAGGAGTACCGTGCCTCCGACCTGGTCAAGCTTGACATTCTGATCAACGCCGAGAAGGTCGACGCGCTCTCGCTCATCGTCCACCGTGGCAATGCCCAGTACCGCGGACGCGAGCTCGCCGCGAAAATGCGCGAACTGATTCCGCGGCAGATGTTCGATGTCGCCGTGCAGGCGGCGATCGGCTCGCACATCATCGCCCGCGAGAACGTGAAGGCGCTGCGCAAGAACGTGCTGGCGAAATGCTATGGCGGCGACATCACGCGCAAGCGCAAGCTGCTGGAAAAGCAGAAGGCAGGGAAGAAGCGCATGAAGCAGGTGGGCAGCGTCGAGATCCCGCAGGAAGCCTTCCTCGCGATCCTCAAGGTCGAAGGCAAGTAG
- the rnc gene encoding ribonuclease III yields the protein MDLSATERGIGYRFREPALLRQALTHRSHSASHNERLEFLGDSVLNCVIAALLYERFPRLSEGELSRTRASLVNQESLFNVAQTLKLGDALQLGEGELRSGGARRPSILADALEAVIGAVFVDGQFEAARDVVAGCFSPLLAGIDPRTQGKDPKTQLQEYLQGRRLALPRYSVIATTGEAHDQRFDVECAIDDLGIRSRGEGSSRRAAEQAAARAAYARVTGRE from the coding sequence ATGGATCTCTCAGCCACCGAGCGCGGCATCGGTTACCGATTTCGTGAGCCCGCGCTGCTGCGTCAGGCGCTGACCCATCGCAGCCACAGCGCGAGCCACAACGAGCGCCTGGAGTTCCTGGGCGACAGCGTTCTCAACTGCGTCATCGCGGCGCTCCTCTACGAGCGCTTTCCACGGTTGAGCGAGGGGGAACTCTCGCGCACCCGCGCAAGTCTGGTGAATCAGGAGAGCCTCTTCAACGTGGCGCAGACGCTCAAGCTCGGCGATGCGCTGCAGCTGGGCGAGGGGGAACTCAGGAGCGGCGGGGCGCGCCGACCCTCGATTCTCGCCGATGCGCTCGAGGCGGTGATCGGCGCGGTGTTCGTCGATGGCCAGTTCGAGGCAGCGCGCGACGTCGTGGCAGGCTGCTTCTCACCGCTGCTTGCCGGCATCGATCCACGCACGCAGGGGAAGGACCCGAAGACGCAGCTGCAGGAATATCTCCAGGGACGCCGGCTGGCGCTGCCCCGCTACTCGGTGATCGCGACCACGGGCGAGGCGCACGATCAGCGCTTCGACGTCGAGTGCGCGATCGACGATCTGGGCATTCGCAGCCGCGGCGAGGGCAGCAGCCGGCGCGCGGCGGAGCAGGCTGCTGCGCGCGCTGCCTACGCGCGTGTCACGGGACGCGAATGA
- a CDS encoding pyridoxine 5'-phosphate synthase has translation MIELGVNIDHVATLRQARRTYEPDPVWAAVEAHLGGADGITVHLREDRRHIQDEDVRRLRELTHIKLNLEMAATDEMVGIACRVRPEMAMLVPEGRHEITTEGGLDIVAQEGRLQEAVARLKDAGIVVSVFIDADLAQVEAAHRVGAAVCEVHTGPYAHVFHSQGRDAESPGVVAELDSLRAAGAAIRARGMRFNAGHALTYFNVEPVAQLPGVRELHIGHAIVSRAVFIGMREAVREMKALMRAARRG, from the coding sequence ATGATCGAGCTCGGCGTCAACATCGATCACGTCGCCACCCTGCGCCAGGCGCGTCGCACCTACGAGCCCGATCCGGTGTGGGCCGCGGTCGAGGCGCATCTCGGCGGCGCCGATGGCATCACCGTGCACCTGCGGGAAGACCGCCGGCACATCCAGGACGAGGACGTGCGGCGGCTGCGCGAGCTCACGCACATCAAGCTCAACCTCGAAATGGCAGCGACCGACGAGATGGTGGGGATCGCCTGCCGTGTGCGGCCGGAGATGGCCATGCTCGTGCCCGAGGGGCGGCACGAGATCACCACCGAAGGCGGGCTCGACATCGTTGCCCAGGAAGGCCGCCTGCAGGAAGCGGTCGCCAGGCTCAAGGACGCCGGCATCGTCGTGAGCGTTTTCATCGACGCCGATCTCGCCCAGGTCGAAGCCGCGCATCGCGTCGGTGCCGCGGTGTGCGAAGTCCACACCGGTCCCTACGCGCATGTGTTCCATTCCCAGGGACGGGACGCGGAAAGTCCGGGTGTCGTTGCCGAGCTCGACAGCCTGCGCGCAGCGGGGGCGGCCATCCGCGCACGCGGCATGCGCTTCAACGCCGGCCATGCGCTCACCTACTTCAACGTCGAGCCTGTCGCACAGCTGCCGGGTGTGCGCGAACTGCACATCGGCCACGCGATCGTGAGCCGCGCCGTTTTCATCGGCATGCGCGAGGCGGTGCGCGAGATGAAGGCGCTCATGCGCGCGGCACGCCGCGGCTGA